One window of Halosolutus amylolyticus genomic DNA carries:
- a CDS encoding SdpI family protein, translated as MTTHQRFGLAAGFIVLSIVVSLLTAPDLPAELVSHWNAVGEPDGTMAKPLALWLIPALSAGVLVLFALIPRIDPLGANIAEFRPTYDWFVVLFTGFMFVLHAGIIAFNLGYEFDFINLIVVLVAGLFYYSGVVLTRANRNWFVGIRTPWTLSNEEVWNRTHALGGKLFKLTALVALGGLLFGEYAIYFLIVPSLLTAVVTVGYSYYVYEQVAREGDSPPDASL; from the coding sequence ATGACCACGCATCAACGATTCGGCCTCGCTGCCGGGTTTATCGTCCTCTCGATCGTTGTGAGTCTCCTGACGGCTCCTGACCTCCCTGCGGAGCTCGTCTCTCATTGGAACGCCGTTGGTGAACCGGACGGCACCATGGCAAAACCGCTCGCCCTCTGGCTCATTCCGGCTCTATCAGCAGGGGTTCTCGTCTTGTTCGCGCTCATCCCACGAATCGATCCGCTCGGAGCAAACATCGCTGAGTTCCGCCCTACGTACGACTGGTTCGTCGTCCTCTTTACGGGCTTCATGTTCGTCCTTCACGCCGGAATCATCGCGTTCAACCTTGGCTACGAGTTCGACTTCATCAATCTCATTGTCGTGCTTGTTGCAGGCCTCTTCTACTACTCTGGGGTCGTACTGACTCGTGCCAATCGCAACTGGTTCGTGGGTATCCGGACGCCGTGGACGCTCAGTAACGAGGAGGTGTGGAACCGAACGCACGCCCTCGGTGGGAAACTATTCAAACTCACTGCCCTGGTAGCGCTGGGTGGGCTGCTATTCGGCGAGTACGCGATCTACTTTCTCATCGTGCCTTCGCTATTGACAGCGGTCGTGACCGTTGGGTATTCGTACTACGTGTACGAACAAGTTGCCCGAGAAGGAGACTCACCTCCTGACGCGAGCCTGTGA
- a CDS encoding CPBP family intramembrane glutamic endopeptidase, whose amino-acid sequence MSSSPNTNERPNIGTNWLVLFFSVTFIFSWTLWLPKVAVASGIETGIAVVDDLIVGVAQIPEIGAFGPTVAAVLLVYLHAGRHGVTRLLKRAIDRSFPRWWYIPAVVLFPVLAVGALAVAVVLGVEPTLPWTGEAYVLPIAFVYILLLGGPMQEEFGWRGYALDPLIERFGALAGSLGLGVVWGIWHLPWFYMPSMTMYYQRPLVGFMITITLLSVVMTWVFQNTGGSLGPMILLHASFNWSLWAFPAIESDIGGQAFILVVLALTLLIVLRHGIVDFSSPRSAAPSTPAR is encoded by the coding sequence ATGAGTTCCTCACCAAACACCAACGAGCGTCCGAATATCGGAACCAATTGGCTCGTTCTTTTCTTTTCAGTTACATTTATTTTCTCGTGGACGCTGTGGCTCCCGAAGGTCGCCGTGGCTTCGGGAATTGAGACAGGAATCGCGGTGGTAGACGACCTGATCGTGGGGGTCGCCCAGATCCCAGAGATCGGGGCGTTTGGCCCTACAGTGGCAGCTGTTCTACTTGTATACTTGCACGCTGGTCGGCACGGGGTTACCCGTCTCCTCAAGCGAGCTATCGACCGTTCATTTCCCCGCTGGTGGTACATACCTGCAGTGGTGCTGTTCCCAGTACTCGCCGTTGGTGCACTGGCTGTAGCCGTTGTCTTGGGAGTTGAACCAACACTTCCCTGGACGGGTGAAGCGTATGTGCTTCCTATCGCGTTCGTCTACATTCTGCTTCTTGGTGGGCCGATGCAGGAGGAATTCGGCTGGCGGGGGTACGCACTCGATCCGCTGATCGAACGGTTTGGTGCATTAGCTGGAAGTCTCGGACTGGGAGTCGTATGGGGCATCTGGCATTTGCCGTGGTTCTACATGCCGTCTATGACGATGTACTATCAGCGCCCGCTTGTGGGCTTCATGATCACGATAACGCTCCTGTCCGTGGTCATGACGTGGGTGTTCCAGAATACTGGTGGGAGCCTCGGACCGATGATCCTGCTCCATGCCTCGTTCAATTGGTCGTTATGGGCGTTTCCCGCAATTGAATCCGACATCGGCGGGCAAGCGTTTATTTTGGTCGTGCTCGCTCTGACACTTCTTATTGTTCTACGGCATGGGATAGTGGATTTCTCATCGCCCAGGTCGGCAGCACCCAGCACGCCAGCGCGATAA
- a CDS encoding AAA family ATPase, with protein MSQSDSDGVTLSVRAAEKRDAGRGVARIPELARRQLGVLSGDTIVIEGDQRTVAKMWPADSSVPENVVQIDADTRANAGVHVGDSVTVRAAEQSTIREADRVTLSPPPSLPDGQRKVAEREASKHLRNRPVRAGEQIRVDGVGQEPFRVVDTTPTGDVRITSATTVRVVGADSEPATESVSDSATSDGDSADQPSGRTASGTTADRTPASGPTYEDIGGLDEELELVREMIELPLSEPELFQRLGVEPPSGVLLYGPPGTGKTLIARAVANEVDAYFETISGPEIMSKYKGESEEQLRETFERAHENAPSIVFFDEIDSIAGTRDDDGDAENRIVGQLLTLMDGLDPRGEVIVIGATNRVDAIDTALRRGGRFDREIQIGVPDEAGRKEILEVHTRGMPLAEDVSIDGIARRTHGFVGADLDAVASEAAMAAIRTRPTDADERESWDRDPTVTKAHFDSALASVEPSAMREYVAESPTTDFSDVGGLEDAKATLQESVEWPLTYDRLFEETNTDPPSGVLLYGPPGTGKTLLARALAGETDVNFVRVDGPEIVDRYVGESEKAIRKVFERARQAAPSIVFFDEIDAITAARGEGHEVTERVVSQLLTELDGMRENPNLVVLAATNRKDQIDPALLRPGRLDTHVLVGEPDREAREKILEVHTRGKPLAEDVDLDWLAAELEGYTGADLEALVRTASMNAIREVATAYDPEAANEKADEVVIERRHLEDAREETGRA; from the coding sequence ATGAGTCAGTCGGACTCGGACGGCGTGACGCTCTCGGTCCGTGCGGCCGAGAAACGGGACGCCGGCCGTGGCGTCGCTCGCATCCCGGAACTCGCGCGGCGACAGCTAGGGGTGTTGAGCGGCGATACGATCGTCATCGAGGGAGACCAGCGAACGGTCGCCAAGATGTGGCCGGCGGACTCGTCCGTGCCCGAGAACGTCGTCCAGATCGACGCCGATACGCGCGCGAACGCGGGGGTTCACGTCGGAGACTCCGTCACCGTCCGGGCGGCAGAACAGTCGACCATCCGCGAGGCCGACCGAGTGACCCTGTCACCACCCCCCTCGCTCCCGGACGGCCAGCGGAAGGTCGCGGAGCGCGAGGCGTCGAAACACCTCCGGAACCGGCCGGTTCGGGCCGGCGAACAGATCCGCGTCGACGGCGTCGGACAGGAGCCGTTCAGGGTCGTCGATACGACGCCGACCGGTGACGTCCGGATCACGAGTGCGACGACGGTGCGCGTCGTCGGCGCCGACTCGGAGCCGGCGACGGAATCGGTGTCGGACTCAGCGACGAGCGACGGCGACTCCGCCGACCAGCCGAGCGGGCGGACGGCGTCGGGGACGACCGCCGATCGAACGCCCGCGTCAGGGCCGACATACGAGGACATCGGCGGACTGGACGAGGAACTGGAACTCGTCCGGGAGATGATCGAACTCCCGCTGTCGGAGCCGGAACTGTTCCAGCGGCTTGGCGTCGAGCCACCCTCGGGCGTCCTGCTGTACGGCCCGCCCGGGACCGGGAAGACGTTGATCGCGCGCGCCGTCGCCAACGAGGTCGACGCCTACTTCGAGACGATCTCGGGCCCGGAGATCATGTCGAAGTACAAGGGCGAGTCCGAAGAACAGCTCCGGGAGACGTTCGAGCGGGCCCACGAGAACGCGCCGTCGATCGTCTTCTTCGACGAGATCGATTCGATCGCGGGGACTCGCGACGACGACGGCGACGCCGAGAATCGGATCGTCGGGCAACTGCTGACCCTGATGGACGGGCTCGATCCCCGCGGCGAAGTGATCGTCATCGGCGCGACGAACCGCGTCGACGCGATCGATACTGCCCTCCGCCGGGGCGGCCGGTTCGACCGCGAGATCCAGATCGGCGTTCCCGACGAGGCCGGCCGGAAGGAGATCCTCGAGGTCCACACCCGCGGGATGCCGCTGGCGGAGGACGTCAGCATCGACGGGATCGCGAGGCGGACCCACGGGTTCGTCGGTGCGGACTTGGACGCGGTCGCCAGCGAGGCCGCGATGGCCGCGATCCGGACCCGGCCGACCGACGCGGACGAACGCGAGTCGTGGGACCGCGATCCGACGGTCACGAAAGCACACTTCGACAGCGCGCTCGCATCCGTCGAACCCTCCGCGATGCGCGAGTACGTCGCCGAGTCGCCGACGACCGACTTCTCCGACGTCGGCGGACTCGAGGACGCCAAGGCGACCCTCCAGGAGTCGGTCGAGTGGCCGCTGACCTACGATCGACTCTTCGAAGAGACCAACACCGATCCGCCCTCGGGCGTCCTCCTGTACGGCCCGCCCGGAACGGGCAAGACGTTGCTCGCGCGCGCCCTCGCCGGCGAGACGGACGTCAACTTCGTCCGCGTCGACGGCCCGGAGATCGTCGATCGGTACGTCGGCGAGAGCGAGAAGGCCATTCGGAAGGTGTTCGAACGTGCCCGGCAGGCCGCACCCTCGATCGTCTTCTTCGACGAGATCGACGCCATCACGGCCGCCCGCGGCGAGGGCCACGAGGTGACCGAGCGCGTCGTCTCGCAGCTGCTGACGGAACTGGACGGGATGCGGGAGAACCCGAACCTCGTCGTGCTGGCCGCGACGAATCGCAAGGACCAGATCGATCCCGCCCTCTTGCGGCCCGGCCGCCTCGACACCCACGTGCTCGTCGGCGAACCCGATCGCGAGGCCCGGGAGAAGATCCTCGAGGTCCACACCCGCGGGAAGCCTCTCGCCGAGGACGTCGACCTCGACTGGCTGGCCGCCGAACTCGAGGGCTACACGGGGGCCGATCTCGAGGCGCTCGTCAGGACCGCCTCGATGAACGCGATCCGCGAGGTCGCGACCGCGTACGACCCCGAAGCGGCCAACGAGAAGGCCGACGAGGTGGTGATCGAGCGCCGCCACCTCGAGGACGCGCGAGAAGAGACGGGCCGCGCGTAG
- a CDS encoding type II toxin-antitoxin system PemK/MazF family toxin: protein MSEGTEVRRGDVVIVRLDPAEGHEMKKTRPAVVVQNDVGNKNASTTIVAPATGTYRGYPFEVLVEAAKSPFEKDSSIRLDQIRVVSIEKRIHSVLGSLDAEMMEAVDEALKLSLGLD, encoded by the coding sequence ATGAGCGAGGGTACGGAGGTTCGTCGCGGTGACGTCGTTATCGTTCGGCTCGACCCTGCGGAAGGGCACGAGATGAAAAAGACTCGTCCTGCAGTAGTCGTCCAAAACGACGTTGGAAACAAAAATGCCAGTACGACAATCGTTGCACCTGCGACGGGAACGTATCGAGGGTATCCGTTCGAGGTTCTTGTTGAGGCAGCGAAGTCGCCATTTGAGAAAGATTCCTCGATCCGTCTCGACCAGATTCGTGTCGTTTCCATCGAAAAACGGATTCACTCAGTGCTTGGAAGCCTCGACGCAGAGATGATGGAGGCCGTGGACGAAGCGTTGAAACTTAGCCTCGGACTGGACTGA
- a CDS encoding protein sorting system archaetidylserine decarboxylase translates to MNFAPGAWKYAVPPLLAAPFALFISATAGLVTAAIGAAALAFFRDPDRTPPPTGVVAPCDGNVSVLREEDGRVRLGIFMNVWHVHVVRAPFDATVADVEHVSGANRPAFSKDSDRNERVHVRVATEADALDNSSDAPDDAEPTAESDSTGDGAVPPHDATVTLIAGAFARRIHPYVEADEELDRGQRIGHIAFGSRVDVLFPPSVELEDVAVDVGESTTAGESVILESPPASGIDLDLDVEDDRGDDSSEGSEAA, encoded by the coding sequence ATGAACTTCGCGCCGGGGGCCTGGAAGTACGCCGTCCCGCCCCTGCTCGCCGCACCCTTCGCGCTGTTTATCAGCGCGACTGCCGGTCTCGTGACGGCGGCGATCGGTGCCGCCGCGCTCGCGTTCTTCCGCGACCCCGATCGGACCCCGCCGCCGACGGGCGTCGTCGCACCCTGCGACGGGAACGTCTCGGTGCTCCGCGAGGAGGACGGCCGGGTTCGACTGGGCATCTTCATGAACGTCTGGCACGTCCACGTCGTCCGCGCACCGTTCGACGCGACCGTGGCCGACGTCGAACACGTCTCGGGTGCGAACAGGCCGGCGTTCTCGAAGGACTCCGATCGGAACGAGCGGGTTCACGTTCGCGTGGCGACCGAGGCCGACGCCCTAGACAATTCATCGGACGCTCCCGACGACGCCGAACCCACGGCGGAGTCCGATTCGACGGGCGACGGGGCGGTCCCGCCGCACGACGCCACGGTCACGCTCATCGCGGGCGCGTTCGCCCGGCGCATCCATCCCTACGTCGAGGCCGACGAGGAACTCGATCGAGGGCAGCGAATCGGCCACATCGCGTTCGGGAGCCGCGTCGACGTGCTGTTCCCGCCGTCGGTGGAACTCGAGGACGTCGCGGTGGACGTCGGTGAGTCGACGACTGCCGGCGAGTCGGTGATTCTCGAGTCGCCGCCCGCGTCGGGCATCGACCTCGACCTCGACGTCGAAGACGATCGGGGGGACGACAGTTCCGAGGGGAGCGAAGCCGCGTAG
- a CDS encoding DUF7508 domain-containing protein: MPLQKPWRDLDRETVASAPDRPGVYELGDDSGSVQSIGHGVLRDELKTALAYGDGERVRWTETHTLDRARELAADHRDRIA, from the coding sequence ATGCCGCTCCAGAAACCGTGGCGAGACCTCGACCGGGAGACGGTCGCGAGCGCCCCCGATCGACCCGGCGTCTACGAACTCGGCGACGACAGTGGCTCGGTACAGTCGATCGGCCACGGGGTGTTGCGCGACGAGCTCAAGACGGCGCTGGCCTACGGCGACGGCGAGCGGGTCCGCTGGACCGAAACGCACACCCTCGATCGAGCACGGGAACTCGCCGCCGACCACCGCGATCGGATCGCCTGA
- a CDS encoding shikimate kinase, whose protein sequence is MDGRAVAPAAGTVLNALATGTGSAFAIDLETTATVNLTDDGDVAGAIADRPAADATLIERCAALTIAEYADAAGVGPAVTGARVRTDSEVPMASGLKSSSAAANATVLATLDALGVADDVDRVDACKLGVRAAREAGVTVTGAFDDASASMLGGVTVTDNTSDELLARESIDWHVLVYTPPEQLFSADADVDACERIAPMADLVAELALDGRYGEAMTVNGFAFCGALGFSTGPMIDALPDVAGVSLSGTGPSYVAVGDRSTLETVADRWNDRDGTTRLLRTRTDGTRTT, encoded by the coding sequence ATGGACGGCCGCGCCGTCGCCCCCGCAGCCGGAACGGTCCTCAACGCGCTCGCGACCGGCACCGGCTCTGCGTTCGCGATCGATCTCGAGACGACAGCCACGGTCAACCTTACCGACGACGGCGATGTCGCCGGCGCGATCGCCGACCGGCCCGCGGCTGACGCGACGCTCATCGAACGCTGTGCCGCGCTGACGATCGCCGAGTACGCCGACGCCGCCGGCGTCGGCCCCGCTGTGACGGGCGCACGGGTTCGAACTGATAGCGAGGTGCCGATGGCCTCCGGCCTGAAGAGTTCCAGTGCCGCGGCCAACGCGACGGTGCTCGCGACGCTCGACGCGCTCGGCGTCGCCGACGACGTCGATCGCGTCGACGCCTGCAAACTCGGCGTCCGGGCGGCCCGCGAGGCCGGCGTGACGGTGACCGGCGCGTTCGACGACGCCAGCGCGAGCATGCTCGGCGGCGTCACGGTCACCGACAACACCAGCGACGAACTGCTCGCTCGCGAGTCGATCGACTGGCACGTGCTCGTCTACACGCCCCCGGAGCAGTTGTTCAGCGCCGACGCCGACGTCGACGCCTGCGAACGGATCGCCCCGATGGCTGACCTGGTCGCGGAACTCGCGCTCGACGGCCGGTACGGCGAGGCGATGACCGTCAACGGCTTCGCCTTCTGTGGGGCGCTCGGGTTTTCGACGGGACCGATGATCGACGCCCTCCCCGACGTCGCGGGCGTGTCGCTGTCGGGGACCGGTCCGAGCTACGTCGCCGTCGGCGATCGATCGACGCTCGAGACCGTCGCGGACCGATGGAACGACCGGGACGGAACGACACGATTACTTCGCACCCGAACCGACGGAACGAGAACGACATGA
- a CDS encoding DUF7128 family protein: MVVQTERDDATWYECETCGLLFDDESDAAEHESHCDDADPSYIQ, encoded by the coding sequence ATGGTGGTCCAGACCGAACGCGACGACGCCACCTGGTACGAGTGTGAAACCTGCGGCCTGCTCTTCGACGACGAGTCGGACGCGGCCGAACACGAGTCCCACTGCGACGACGCCGATCCGTCGTATATCCAGTAG
- a CDS encoding chorismate mutase, whose product MTDAPPNDPGEPDRTPEEMSLDELRQEIQTIDREIVELIAQRTYVADTIAQVKDERDLPTTDEQQEQQVMDRAGRNAEQFDVDANLVKAIFRLLIELNKVEQRESR is encoded by the coding sequence ATGACCGACGCACCACCGAACGACCCCGGCGAACCGGATCGCACCCCCGAGGAGATGAGCCTCGACGAACTCCGCCAGGAAATTCAGACGATCGATCGCGAGATCGTCGAACTGATCGCCCAGCGAACGTACGTGGCGGATACGATCGCGCAGGTCAAAGACGAACGCGACCTCCCGACGACGGACGAACAGCAGGAACAGCAGGTGATGGATCGAGCCGGACGGAACGCCGAACAGTTCGACGTCGACGCGAACCTCGTGAAGGCGATCTTTCGGCTGCTGATCGAACTGAACAAAGTAGAGCAACGTGAATCTCGATAG
- a CDS encoding DEAD/DEAH box helicase produces MTDGDVAAFTHLGSTVRGALSERGFSTPTAPQRLAIPPLAAGENTLVIAPTGSGKTETAMLPVFDHLVAGEGPPEGFGALYVTPLRALNRDMRERLEWWGEYLDLEVDVRHGDTTQYQRGKQAEDPPDVLVTTPETLQAMLTGERLREALQDVSHVVIDEVHELAASKRGAQLSIGLERLRDLAGGFQRIGLSATVGEPREVANFLSGGRACEIREIDVGSNVDVTVRRPEITEADEELSGKLVTDASTASHVRLIRDLVAEHESTLIFVNTRQTAEALGSRFTELDLPIGVHHGSLSKEARIDVEDRFKAGELDGLLCTSSMELGIDVGRVDHVVQYQSPRQVTRLLQRIGRAGHRQDAVSSGTIVTTRPDDTFEALAIARRARAGEVEPTAIHEGSLDVVANQVPAIVQSRGATHVSEAVETITRAYPFRNVAEETIREICSELHRNRIVWVDEDADRLETTGGTWQYVYANLSMIPDEETYEVHDIASSTRIGTLDERFVVNFAQPGEVFIQRGEMWRIAEIDDDEATVKVSPIEDPGGEVPSWIGQEIPVPAAVAGEVGEIRGVAEPQFRAGADAAAVGRELSGRYPADEYTVTDACEQLERQVDGDVAMPTADRLVLERQGRSVVLNASFGHKINETLGRVLSALLGQRAGSSIGLEIDPYRIELEVPTSIATSDVLEVLEDTDPDHVETIVELGLKRSDALAFRLAQVSAKFGALKRWQGSGRMSNERLLAALEDTPMYEEAVREVFHEDLDVDGARRVLERLQSGDLELVTERGRTPIGTGGRSSGKELLAPENADASVIETVKERLQNDRVILLCTHCTEWKVRTKVKRVRDQPECPECGSTRIASLNPWADEVVQAVRAEEKDEEQERMTERAFRAASLVQSHGKQAVIAMAARGVGPHNAARIISKLRENEDDFYRDILSKEREYARTQSFWD; encoded by the coding sequence ATGACCGACGGGGACGTCGCGGCCTTTACGCACCTCGGATCGACGGTTCGCGGGGCGCTCTCCGAACGCGGGTTTTCGACGCCGACCGCGCCACAGCGACTGGCGATTCCGCCGCTCGCCGCGGGCGAGAACACCCTCGTGATCGCGCCCACCGGGAGCGGCAAGACCGAGACGGCGATGTTGCCCGTCTTCGACCATCTCGTGGCGGGCGAGGGACCACCCGAAGGATTCGGCGCGCTGTACGTGACCCCGCTGCGGGCGCTCAACCGCGACATGCGCGAGCGCCTCGAGTGGTGGGGCGAGTATCTCGACCTCGAGGTCGACGTCCGCCACGGCGACACGACCCAGTACCAGCGGGGCAAACAGGCCGAGGATCCGCCGGACGTCCTCGTGACGACGCCGGAGACCCTGCAGGCGATGCTCACCGGCGAGCGACTGCGCGAGGCCCTCCAGGACGTCTCCCACGTCGTGATCGACGAGGTCCACGAACTCGCGGCGTCGAAACGCGGGGCCCAGCTCTCGATCGGTCTCGAGCGCCTGCGCGACCTCGCCGGCGGGTTCCAGCGGATCGGCCTCTCGGCGACCGTCGGCGAGCCACGGGAGGTCGCGAACTTCCTCAGCGGCGGGCGTGCGTGCGAGATCCGCGAGATCGACGTCGGGAGCAACGTCGACGTGACGGTTCGCCGCCCCGAGATCACCGAGGCGGACGAGGAGCTGTCGGGGAAACTCGTCACGGACGCCTCGACGGCCAGTCACGTCCGCCTGATCCGGGACCTCGTCGCCGAGCACGAGTCGACCCTGATCTTTGTCAACACCCGCCAGACTGCCGAAGCGCTCGGTTCCCGGTTCACGGAACTCGACCTCCCGATCGGGGTCCACCACGGCTCGCTTTCCAAGGAGGCCCGGATCGACGTCGAGGACCGCTTCAAGGCGGGCGAACTCGACGGGCTGCTCTGTACGTCCTCGATGGAACTGGGGATCGACGTCGGGCGCGTCGATCACGTGGTGCAGTATCAGAGTCCCCGACAGGTGACGCGGCTACTCCAGCGGATCGGCCGCGCGGGCCACCGCCAGGACGCGGTCTCGAGCGGGACGATCGTGACGACCCGGCCCGACGACACGTTCGAGGCGCTCGCGATCGCCCGCCGCGCTCGCGCCGGCGAGGTCGAACCCACGGCCATCCACGAGGGCAGTCTCGACGTCGTCGCGAACCAGGTGCCGGCGATCGTCCAGAGCCGCGGCGCGACGCACGTGAGCGAGGCCGTGGAGACGATCACCCGAGCGTATCCCTTCCGGAACGTCGCCGAGGAGACGATTCGCGAGATCTGTTCGGAACTGCACCGCAACCGGATCGTCTGGGTCGACGAGGACGCCGATCGGCTGGAGACCACGGGCGGGACCTGGCAGTACGTCTACGCGAACCTCTCGATGATCCCCGACGAGGAGACCTACGAGGTCCACGACATCGCCTCGAGCACCCGGATCGGGACCCTAGACGAGCGGTTCGTCGTCAACTTCGCCCAGCCCGGCGAGGTGTTCATCCAGCGCGGCGAGATGTGGCGGATCGCGGAAATCGACGACGACGAAGCGACGGTGAAGGTCAGCCCGATCGAGGACCCCGGCGGCGAGGTGCCGTCCTGGATCGGCCAGGAGATTCCAGTCCCGGCCGCGGTCGCGGGTGAGGTCGGCGAGATCCGGGGCGTCGCCGAACCGCAGTTTCGAGCGGGTGCCGACGCCGCGGCCGTCGGTCGGGAACTCTCGGGCCGGTATCCCGCCGACGAGTACACGGTCACCGACGCGTGCGAGCAACTCGAGCGCCAGGTCGATGGCGACGTCGCGATGCCCACCGCGGACCGGCTCGTCCTCGAACGGCAGGGCCGATCGGTAGTCCTGAACGCCTCATTCGGCCACAAGATCAACGAGACGCTCGGCCGCGTGCTCTCCGCACTGCTCGGGCAGCGCGCCGGCAGTTCGATCGGGCTCGAGATCGACCCCTACCGGATCGAACTCGAGGTGCCGACGTCGATCGCCACGAGCGACGTGCTCGAGGTGCTCGAGGACACCGATCCCGACCACGTCGAGACGATCGTCGAACTCGGGCTGAAGCGATCGGACGCGCTCGCCTTTCGCCTCGCCCAGGTCTCGGCGAAGTTCGGCGCGCTCAAGCGGTGGCAGGGCTCGGGTCGCATGTCGAACGAGCGCCTGCTCGCGGCGCTGGAGGACACCCCGATGTACGAGGAGGCCGTGCGCGAGGTGTTCCACGAGGACCTGGACGTCGACGGTGCGCGTCGGGTGCTCGAACGCCTCCAGTCCGGCGACCTGGAACTGGTAACCGAGCGCGGCCGGACGCCGATCGGCACGGGCGGCCGTTCCTCGGGTAAGGAACTGCTCGCGCCGGAGAACGCCGACGCGAGCGTCATCGAGACGGTCAAGGAGCGCCTGCAGAACGATCGGGTCATCCTGCTCTGTACGCACTGCACGGAGTGGAAGGTCCGGACGAAGGTCAAGCGCGTGCGCGATCAGCCGGAGTGTCCCGAGTGCGGATCGACCCGGATCGCGTCGCTGAACCCGTGGGCCGACGAGGTCGTCCAGGCGGTCCGCGCCGAGGAGAAAGACGAGGAGCAAGAGCGGATGACCGAGCGCGCTTTCCGGGCCGCGAGCCTGGTCCAGAGCCACGGCAAGCAGGCGGTGATCGCGATGGCCGCTCGCGGCGTCGGCCCACACAACGCCGCCCGGATCATCAGCAAACTCCGGGAGAACGAGGACGACTTCTACCGGGACATCCTCTCGAAGGAACGCGAGTACGCGCGGACTCAGTCGTTCTGGGACTGA
- a CDS encoding DUF5796 family protein — MSARSNVAPSTIGVDLVEGGVVVQYLDGREVFYHGPPEPVEGAITTPPGKEVHVLVTDPDGVEGVMTYVNDRNTHDDILESTGVGRVMLESNDEEELFPGVTVATEAYSIRVEADLAAVNGRVFVFAEDEMSEHAYELVASTDDGDANDSS; from the coding sequence ATGAGCGCGCGCAGCAACGTCGCACCCAGCACGATCGGCGTCGACCTCGTCGAGGGCGGCGTCGTCGTCCAGTATCTCGACGGGCGGGAGGTCTTCTACCACGGGCCACCCGAACCCGTCGAGGGGGCGATCACGACGCCACCCGGCAAGGAGGTCCACGTCCTCGTCACCGATCCCGACGGCGTCGAGGGCGTCATGACCTACGTGAACGATCGCAACACCCACGACGACATCCTCGAGTCGACGGGGGTCGGCCGCGTCATGCTCGAGAGCAACGACGAGGAGGAACTGTTTCCGGGCGTCACGGTCGCGACCGAGGCCTACTCGATCCGTGTCGAGGCAGACCTGGCGGCCGTCAACGGCCGAGTCTTCGTCTTCGCCGAGGACGAGATGAGCGAACACGCGTACGAACTCGTCGCGTCGACGGACGACGGCGACGCGAACGACTCGAGCTAA